One Thunnus thynnus chromosome 21, fThuThy2.1, whole genome shotgun sequence DNA segment encodes these proteins:
- the chchd7 gene encoding coiled-coil-helix-coiled-coil-helix domain-containing protein 7 isoform X2 yields the protein MEKNARKVRNQDINPCIEETSASQKCLDAYNYDKSMCSAYFQRYRDCRKYWHNIMLQRRRDGVSPDMPTAAERQEMLAAIGGKPY from the exons atggagaaaaatgcaCGAAAAGTTCGGAATCAGGACATTAATCCATGCATCGAA GAAACTTCTGCCTCCCAGAAGTGTTTGGATGCCTACAACTATGACAAGAGCATGTGTTCAGCCTATTTCCAGAGATATAGGGACTGTAGGAAATACTGG CACAACATCAtgctgcagaggaggagagacggTGTGAGCCCTGATATGCccactgcagcagagaggcaggagATGCTGGCTGCCATCGGTGGCAAACCCTACTGA
- the chchd7 gene encoding coiled-coil-helix-coiled-coil-helix domain-containing protein 7 isoform X1, whose amino-acid sequence MDVYVDLCHSLGLPQWIASLLHTAKRLRSDHARRKKVYRLLQRKLMFHKVGIKEGDVCQPTYIYPEEVKILIRSVFSQNICDYPDPCHGQVVYVTVEDLHKITSN is encoded by the exons ATGGATGTGTATGTTGATCTCTGCCATTCACTTGG GCTTCCTCAGTGGATAGCATCTCTGCTCCACACTGCCAAACGACTGAGAAGTGACCACGCCCGTCGGAAGAAGGTCTACAGGCTTCTGCAGAGGAAACTG ATGTTCCACAAGGTTGGTATAAAGGAGGGAGATGTGTGCCAGCCCACCTATATTTACCCTGAAGAAGTGAAAATACTGATCCGTTCTGTCTTCTCACAGAACATCTGTGACTACCCCGACCCCTGCCATGGACAG GTGGTGTATGTCACTGTTGAAGATCTGCACAAGATCACCTCCAACTGA
- the plag1 gene encoding zinc finger protein PLAG1, translating into MATGTQGHRDHVLEKAKLAPPTGRRRRAEGKQKKNFPCQECQKAFNSLEKLKVHSYSHTGERPYRCSHPDCTKAFVSKYKLLRHMATHSPEKNHKCSYCEKMFHRKDHLKNHLHTHDPYKEAFTCQECGKSYNTKLGFKRHLALHAANSGDLTCQVCLQPFPSTGVLLEHLKTHAGKSSGGTKEKKHRCEHCERRFYTRKDVRRHMVVHTGRKDFLCQYCAQRFGRKDHLTRHVKKSHARELLRVKTEPADLLEPVVYDLASGGIKGELPGMLTPRPHQLNMYTGPVLDTEPFPNPAHPFSLKYPLGSNFTSYTVSSQEREQNLKGELETYLMELQSSMPSSSSAAQEPQLSTSKLELESHVGVLEEANEEVSLSKISTSVAAASAAGDSLASSSSLMDFSQLFNFLPLNGPPYNQAGGSGGQGVAYPPNEESTPLVQLPPQPPEGPEVAESPLQGLPSSFISNLSTPTTLPRFHQAFQ; encoded by the exons ATGGCCACGGGAACCCAGGGCCACCGCGACCACGTCCTGGAGAAAGCCAAGCTCGCACCACCCACAGGGAGGCGCAGGAGAGCAGAGGGGAAGCAGAAGAAGAATTTCCCCTGCCAGGAGTGCCAGAAAGCTTTCAACAGTCTGGAGAAGTTGAAGGTGCACTCATACTCTCACACAGGAGAAAGACCCTACCGCTGCTCCCACCCCGACTGCACCAAGGCTTTCGTCTCCAAATACAAGCTGCTACG GCATATGGCAACTCACTCGCCAGAAAAAAACCACAAGTGTTCATACTGTGAGAAAATGTTCCACCGCAAGGATCACTTAAAGAATCACCTACACACTCACGACCCATACAAGGAGGCATTCACCTGTCAGGAGTGTGGCAAGAGCTATAACACCAAGCTGGGCTTCAAGCGCCACCTCGCCCTCCATGCCGCCAACAGTGGAGACCTCACCTGCCAAGTGTGCCTGCAGCCGTTCCCCAGCACCGGAGTGCTTCTGGAACACCTCAAAACACACGCTGGGAAGTCCTCTGGCGGGACCAAAGAGAAAAAGCATCGCTGTGAGCATTGTGAGCGGCGATTTTACACCCGTAAAGATGTGCGGCGCCACATGGTGGTGCACACGGGACGCAAGGACTTCCTTTGTCAGTACTGTGCCCAGCGGTTTGGTAGGAAGGACCACCTGACACGTCACGTGAAGAAGAGCCACGCCCGGGAGCTGCTGAGGGTAAAAACTGAGCCAGCTGATTTGCTGGAGCCCGTTGTCTATGACTTGGCGTCTGGGGGCATCAAGGGTGAGCTCCCGGGCATGCTGACACCGAGGCCACACCAGCTCAACATGTACACAGGCCCCGTCCTGGACACAGAGCCCTTCCCTAACCCTGCACACCCCTTCTCTTTAAAGTACCCGCTGGGCTCCAACTTTACCTCATACACCGTCTCCTCACAGGAACGGGAGCAGAATCTAAAGGGAGAACTGGAGACCTACCTGATGGAGCTGCAGAGCAGCATgccctcctcatcctctgcaGCCCAAGAACCCCAACTCTCCACCTCCAAACTTGAGTTGGAGTCTCATGTGGGCGTGCTGGAAGAAGCGAACGAGGAAGTGTCCTTGTCCAAAATTTCCACATCAGTGGCAGCAGCCTCTGCGGCAGGCGACTCGCTggcctcatcttcctctctgatGGACTTCTCACAGCTTTTCAACTTCCTGCCGCTGAACGGGCCGCCGTACAACCAGGCAGGGGGGAGTGGGGGTCAGGGTGTTGCCTACCCACCCAATGAAGAGTCCACACCTCTTGTCCAGCTGCCCCCCCAGCCCCCCGAAGGCCCAGAGGTTGCAGAGAGTCCACTACAAGGGCTCCCCTCCTCCTTCATATCCAACCTGAGCACACCCACCACACTGCCCCGCTTCCATCAGGCTTTTCAGTGA